DNA from Orbaceae bacterium lpD01:
TAACAATTCAAACATAATATTGGCTTATTCTTATATTAGTTAACAGTATCTTTTTGAATTAATTCACTTTTACGGCTATTAGCCGTTTCTGTTTGATGAATTTTCTCTAATTTTTTTAGTTTACGCTGAACAGCCCCTAAGCGAAATTTTACTTTTAAGTAAAAAACCCCGGTAATTAACCAGCCCAGTATAAAACCAATGCCCAGAAGTAAAGCAAGTAAAGTCGATAATCTAAACTGCCCTTCATCAATTAAGTAATTAAATGAGACCAGTTGATCATTGTTGGCACCAAAGGTGATTGCTATGATTAAGATAAATAATATTATTAAAAATGAAATAATAAATTTCATCAGAGAATCCTTCGTTAACGAGAAATGTAAATTAATCTATTATACGCCAGCGTTTGGCACAAAAATAAGCCAACAAAGCAATAAAACAGCCAAATATATTTGAAGCAATCAGATCAGCCGGGTAATGCATACCTAGGGCTAAACGACTTGTTTCAACAACAACGCCCCAACCGACAACCGCAGTTGTGATCACACTATGGCGCTTAAAGCCTATAAATAAAACCACCAAGAAAACCCATGAACTGGCAAATAAGGTATGTCCAGATGGAAATGAGTAACCCGTTTCTGCTTGCCAGTGAGATTCGAGCCAGCTTGGAATCTCAGCTGTTTTTTGCACATATTGGTCAATCATCTGTGCTCGTTCACTGTCCGTAACTACGTAAAATTTACCACTATCAACAGGGAGAGATTTTTCAAGCTGAGTCACATAAGGACGTGGTTCACTGGTATAATTTTTTACTATTGATTTGATGCCTTGCCCAATCAGTACAGCGAAAATAAGAATAATCCCTAATCGGCTAATGCTAGCCAGATCTATCGATCTCAAACTGAAACAACAAAATACGAAAAAAATAGTTGAAGTGATAATCCCATAAGGATAACTGACGCTTTCAGTGAATAAATATAAATAATATACTCCCTCATTGAACGAGGAAGGTGTCCACTGCCAATTTATACTTAAAACAACAATCGGCGGTATCATAAGAATGAGGAACACTGAGATTATTTTTTTCATAATAGGAAAAATCATCATTTACCTTTTACATGAATCTATATTATCTATAACTATTGTCTATTTTAGCATATATAATAATAAGCAAGCAGCAGTATTTTTTAGTTTGGAGAGGAAGATGCAATTAAAACGAGTCGCTCAGGCAAAACTACCCACCGTCTGGGGAAATTTTACAATGGTGGGTTTTGAAGAGCTCAAAACTGGTAAGGATCATGTCGCATTGGTGATGGGTGATATCTCAGCCGACACCCCAATATTAACCCGAATTCACTCAGAGTGCTTAACTGGCGACGCGCTATTTAGTTTACGTTGTGACTGTGGCTTTCAGTTAAAAGCGGCCATGCAGGCAATCGTAAAAGAAGGACAAGGCGTTTTGCTTTATCATCGCCAGGAAGGTCGTAACATCGGCTTATTGAATAAAATTCGCGCTTATGCATTGCAAGATCAGGGATTAGATACCGTAGAAGCAAATATCAAACTAGGCTTTGCGCCGGATGAACGTGATTTTACACTGTGTGCTGATATGCTAGAGCTATTGGGGATCAATCAGATTCGATTACTAACTAATAATCCAGAAAAAATTAGAGTCTTGACTGAGGCAGGCATCAAAATCGCAGAACGAGTCGCCTTAGAAGTTGGGCAAAATCCCGAAAATGAGCATTATCTAGAAATCAAAGCACAGAAGATGGGACATTTATTGCACCATTTATAAATTTTAAAACATATAACATAAGATGCGAGATAGTCCTAATCGATTATTTCGCATCCCTCTCGACACTATCATTGATGAGTCATTTACTCATCACAACGTAGTATACCGCCATTGGCAACTTGATCAGTTTTGATCTCATGAATGGTAATGTGGACTGCCTCAGTACGACAGTTTAATGTGTTGACCAACGCTGCCGTTACCTGTTTTACCATCTCTCTTTTTTGTTCAATCGTTCGGCCTTCCAAAAAATCAATTACTACATTTGGCATTTTAGTTTCCTCTTATTATCAAATTACTATCACGTTTGAATAGATAAAACGTTTATTATCCATGGGATAAAAAATTAATACAGAACCCATTCATTCAAGTCATTTAATCTGCTTAATGATCTTTTGCTAAAACCGTCAGTTGCTGATCCGTTAACATAATCTCTTCATTATGACAAACACCGACGCCCTGATCTAAGATTTGCTGAGCAATAGCATGCGCCTCATTCAGTGAATGCATCTGATAAGTGCCGCATTGATACTCATTGAGTTCTGGGATCTCTGACTGCTTTTGTACGGATAAGATATCTTGCATAGAACGCAGCCAGGCCTGTTTAACTGAATCCTCAGTAGGCGTACCAATCACGCTCATATAAAATCCAGTACGACATCCCATGGGGGAAATATCGATAATTTCCACTTGATGGCTATTGAGATGCTCACGCATAAAACCTGCAAACAGATGTTCTAATGTATGAATCCCCTTTTCAGGTAATAACGCTTTATTAGGTTGCGTAAAACGCAGATCAAAAACCGTAATATCATCGCCTTTAGGCGTTTGCATTTTTTTAGCCACGCGGACAAATGGAGCCTGCATTTTAGTGTGGTCAACCTTAAAACTATCTAATAATGGCATGTTTTTCTCCTCTGCGTATTTTATGCTACTTAATTAATTCAATCAGTTGTGCTTCATCAATAATATCAATACCAAGCGACTGTGCTTTGGCTAATTTTGAGCCCGCAGCATCACCGGCAATGACTAAATCGGTATTTTTAGACACGCTACCAGTGACTTTAGCACCAAATCGTTTCAATAAGGCTTTCGCATCATCACGGGACATTTGCGTGAGAGTGCCCGTTAGCACGACAGTTTTATCTTTAAAAAATACATTATTGATTAATTGGCTCGCCACGTCAGTGACCGGCCAATGGATACCAATTTCATCACTCAGCAGCTGTTTTATTACCGCTTGATTATGAGGTTCATTGATAAAGTAACGAATATTTTCAGCGACGACTTTTCCAACATCTGTCACCGTACTGAGCTGCTCTATATTGGCTTGTTCGATTTCAGTTAATGATCCTAATTCATTGGCTAAATTTTCAGCCAATACTTCACCCACATTAGGAATACCTAAAGCATAAATAAAACGACTTAGGGTCGTAGATTTAGATTTATCTAGCGCATTCATAATGTTAGTCGCCAGTTTCTCGCCGACTTTCTCTAATGTACAGAGTTGTACCTTGGTCAAATAATAGAGGTCAGCAGGTGTTTTAACATATTCGCGATCAACAAGCTGCTCAATAATTTTATCGCCAAGCCCTTCTACATCCAAGGCTTTACGTGAAACAAAATGCTTCAGAGATTCTTTACGTTGCGCAGGACAAATTAATCCGCCACTACAGCGCGCTATCGCCTCGCCTTCATCACGAATAATGGCTGAGTGGCACACTGGGCAATCGGTTGGAAAATGAATTTCTTTCGTCTCAGCCGATCGCTTTTCTAGCACCACAGAGACCACTTTAGGTATCACATCACCGGCCCGGCGAATAATCACAAAATCGCCTTCACGCAGACCTAATCTGTCAATCTCATCACTATTATGCAATGTTGCGTTACTGACCGTTACACCTGCAACTTGTACAGGGACTAACCTTGCGACAGGGGTAATCGCGCCTGTGCGACCAACCTGAAAGTCGACTTGTTTTAATTGTGTTATCTGTTCTTGAGCCGGAAATTTAAAAGCGGTTGCCCATCTTGGCGCTCTGGCTACATATCCCAATTTTTCTTGTAAATCGATACGATTGACTTTAATGACAACACCATCGATATCAAAACCTAACGCGGCTCGCTGCGCCTCGATATGATGGTAATATTCAATGACTTCCTGAGCGTGACTATGCAGCTGAACCTTATCACTTACTGGTATACCCCACGCCTTAAATTGCATTAAACGTGCATAGTGCGTATCAGGTAATTGGCCGCCAGAAAAGATACCTACACCATAACAATAAAATGTTAATGGGCGCTTCGCGGTGACTTTAGGATCAAGCTGCCTTAAAGATCCTGCTGCTGCATTACGAGGATTAGCAAATAATTTATCTCCTCTTTTCTCTGCATCATGATTTAATTTGGCAAAACCTTTGTGCGTCATATAGACTTCACCGCGAATCTCTAAGCGCTCAGGGATATTGTCGCCTTCTAAACGCAGAGGGATTGACTTTATTGTGCGAACATTGGCCGTAATATCTTCACCAACACTACCGTCTCCCCGGGTAGCTGCTTGTATAAGCTCACCGTTTTCATACAACAGACTGACCGCAAGCCCATCGAGTTTAAGCTCACAACAGAAGACGATTTCATCGTCTTCTGTTAACCCTAAGCGCTCCGTTACACGCTTATTAAAGGCCATGAAACCCTCTTCATCAAACACATTATCTAAAGATAACATCGGCTGTTCGTGTTTGATATTACCGAGTTCGGACAACGGCGCCGCACCGACGCGCTGGGTAGGTGAATCAGTCGTGATCAAATCAGGATTTTCAGACTCAAGCTTGATCAACTCTTGCATCAATTTATCATATTCAACATCTGGGATTTCGGGTGCATCACGCACATGATATTGATATTCATGATATCTCAATTTTTGACGTAAAGATTCGATTGTATTTTGAATAGAAATTAGCTTTTGACTCACACTGATACCTTAAATAAAAAATTAGCAATAAAACCCTCTTCCATTAGGCTTTATTGCTTCATTTAAAAACAACTAAAACTACTTACCAGTGACTTTTTTAATCCGATCCTTGTAGCTGGTAATTTTTTGTGGCGTTAACATATGGCGTTCATCATCCAATACCACACCATTGACATCATCGGCGATGCGTTGTACAGATTGCAACATGATTTTAAAATTTTGCTGATTATCACCAAATGAAGGAATCATCATGAAGACCGATATACCTGGTGTGACAAGACTAGACATCGATTCTGGATTAAGATAACCTGGCTTGACCATATTGGCTAAACTAAATAAAACCGGTCCATTACCAGCCGGATCGACATGTCGATGGAAAATTTGCATTTCACCAAACAAAAAGCCGGCCTGCAAAATACTATGCAGTAAATTTTCGCCATTAAGCATTTCACCGTTTAATCCGGTTACATGAAGCACAAGCACATCATTTTGTTTGCTTGAAACTGTCGCGTTATCCGTTTTTTCAGCTGTCGTAACAGAAGCTACTGGTTTTACTTCAACTTCTTTATCCTCTTGAACAGCGGTGATATTATCTTGATATGAGTAGGTCTCAATTCTGGTCGCCGATTCGTTATTTTCTGTTTTATCGACAATATCAGTTTTCTCATTTATCTCTGAAAACAGATCGCATTGAACTGGCGAGTGGATATCATTATCTTCGCGCGTAATATCACCATGAGACTCATCTAACTGCATGGTGGGTTCTATTTTTTCATGGTTATTTGACGAAGAAACAATTCGCACTTCACTGATATCATCATCGTCTCGAACTAATTTATTTTCCCATGACATCTTTTGATTAGCAGTGTGCTGCTGTTTTTTATTAAAAATCGTTGAACGTTCCTTTTTATTAATCCAAAAGCCATGTATTAATAATGCAACAAGCGCCAATGTAGCTACTACAATAAGGATTAAACGTAAATTATCCATAATTCCTGTCTCAAATCGTTTTGATTAGATATAATTTTATTCAAAATAACCATGAACGATGATATCGTTGATTAAGTTTGTATACATATTACTTCATTTTACGGGCAAACAACAAATAACTCCTGTTAAATAATTTAATCAAATATCGATATCGCGAATTCTTGACTAATCATTAACCATATCATGTTTTGTTATATATTTACAAAATTAAAAAATTTGATAAAAATAAATAATAAATTTGCAATATTTTCGTTATCAAAGACGGTAATTTAAACAAAAATAGCCAAAATTCGTTCGATACACAAAATTAACAACATACTTTATGCGCATTAAGGCCGTATTTTTAGTAGTCTGTGCTTTCTTAAACGGTTAATGCTTACACTGATTATGATTTCTTTGTTAGAATTCATCACTATTAGTACTAATATGTGGATCTTACTGTTTGATGTTAAGTAACCACAAATATAATCTGGATATTTATCGAGGTATAGTAAAATTATGAAATTGTCTAAAATATTATCACCCATTGCCATGGTCTTTGCTTTCTCTGGTGCAGCAATGGTATTAACTGCATGTAATGAGAAACAGCCAGAAGCAGGAAAACAGGAAGTAACAACGGTAAATGTACAGGTATTTAAAGTTGAACCACTCGATTTTACGTTAAAAACAGTCTTACCCGGTCGTGTTTTAGCTTCACGCACCGCAGAAATTCGTCCACAAGTGGGGGGCATCATTCTTAAAAGAGAATTTACCGAAAGCAGTGATGTGTCGGCTGGCCAGTCTCTTTACCAAATTGATCCCGCTATCTATCAAGCTACTTACGATAGTGCTCTAGCGAGCCTTGAAAGTGCTCAAGCCAAAGCCAATATTTCAGCACTCACCGTTAAACGTTATGAAGGATTGTTAAGCAGTCGCTCAATCAGCCGACAAGACTATGATACTGCGGTTGCCGATGCGAAGCAGGCAAATGCTCAAGTCGCCATTGCGCAAGCGAATGTGAACTCAGCCAAAGTAAACCTTGATTACACCAAAGTGTACTCCCCTATTGACGGTTATATCGGTAAATCCGATGTCACGGAAGGTGCGTTGGTTAGCGCAGGTCAATCCGCTAATTTAGCCTTAGTGCAGCAGCTTGATCCTATTTATGTCGATATGACTGAGTCGGTTATCAAGTATGAACAAAATCTACAAAATCAAGGTAAATTATTTACTTTACCGACAGAAAATAATGTCGAAATCTTTTTTAGTGATGGCAGTAAATTTGACCAGAATGGGTATATCCAATTCTCAGATAAAACCGTTAGTGAAACGACGGGCACCGTGACATTACGTGCTGTATTTAAAAATCCAGTTGAAGTGACACCTGAAGGTTCACATAATCGCCGTTTATTACCGGGCATGTTTGTCAAACCCGTGTTAACGTTAGGTACGATTAAAAACGCGGTAATTGTTCCTCAACAAGGTATCACGAGTGATGCACAAGGTCATTATACTGCGCGCGTTGTTAAACCCGATGGTATGATTGAACTACGTAGCAATCTTCAAGTTTATCAAGGTATCACGGGATACTGGATTGTGACTGACGGTATCAAAACTGGCGAACAAGTGGTCATTTCTGGCCTAATGTCATTAAATACTATGCCAGGTAATGTACCAGTGAAAGCCCATATACTCGGTGACGCCGCATCACTTACGCAAAAACAAGTTGATGATTTAATTGCGCAAAACATCAAGTAATTTAGGAGTTAACGGATAATGGCTAAGTTTTTTATCAATCGCCCGGTATTTGCTTGGGTAATTGCAATCATGATGATGCTTGGGGGAATACTTGCGATTAAGTTATTACCTGTTGAGCAGTATCCTGATATTGCCCCACCAGCAGTGACTGTTTCTGCATCCTATCCAGGTGCTGATGCACAAACTATTGAAAATACGGTGACACAAATTATCGAACAAAATCTGACCGGTATCGATAATCTGATCTATATGCAATCAACAAGTAGTTCTGCAGGTATTGTGCAAACGACGCTGACGTTTGCGCCAGGGACAGATCCTGATACGGCACAAGTGCAGGTTTTAAATAAAGTAGAAGGGATTAAGTCTCGTTTACCTGAAAGTGTCCAAAAAAATGGTGTTTCGGTTGCCAAAAATAATACCAACTTTTTGAAAGTAATTAGCTTCTACTCTTCCAATCCACAAAAAACGCAAGCTGATATTGCTGACTTTATTTATTCAACAGTCCAAGATCCAGTTGGCCGAGTCGAAGGTGTGGGTGATACAACTCTGTTTGGTTCCGAGTATGCTATGCGTATTTGGCTCGACCCAAATAAGTTGACCTATTATAAATTAGGCATGAGTGATATCACTGCGGCAATTCAAGCTCAAAATGCGCAGGTAACTGCCGGCCAACTTGGGGGAGCTCCTGCCGTTGATGGACAAGCCTTAAATGCAACGATTACGGCACAATCTCGCTTAAAAAGCGTCGATGAGTTCGAAAACGTCTTAGTTCGCGTTAATACTGATGGTTCACGCGTATTACTCAAAGATGTCGCTCGCGTTGAATTAGGGGCTGCTGATTACAACTTTATGTCCAAATATAATGGTAAAACCTCTGCCGGCTTAGCCGTTTATCTGGCAACGGGTGCAAACCAATTGGAAACGTCTAACGCAATAGATGCGAAAATCAAAGAGTTATCTGCGATATTTCCTGAAGATATACACTATGACTATCCATATGACACAACACCTTTTGTCAAAATTTCGATTTCTAATGTTGTTGAAACCCTGTTTGAAGCTATTATTTTAGTTGTCATTGTCATGTATGTCTTCTTGCAAAGTTTCAGAGCGACCTTAATTCCAACGATCACAGTGCCGGTTGTATTATTGGGTACATTTGCGGTTTTATATCTTTTTGGTTTTACAATCAATACGCTGTCGATGTTTGCCATGGTGCTGGCTATCGGTCTACTGGTCGATGATGCCATTGTTGTCATCGAAAACGTTGAGCGAATAATGGATGAAGAGGGACTTTCGCCCCATGACGCTACGGTTAAATCGATGGAGCAGATTACCTCAGCTTTAGTGGGTATTGCGGTCGTATTATCAGCTGTGTTTGTTCCAATGGCTTTTTATGGCGGTGCAGCTGGCGGTATTTATCGTCAATTTTCAATCACTATCGTCACTTCAATGGTATTATCCGTTGTGATGGCTATTGTGTTGACACCAGCATTATGTGCCTCTATTTTGAAAGCGCCCTCAAAATATCAATATAAAAAAGCGACTTTTTTTGAACGTTTAGCTAAAAAACCACCATTTAGTTGGATCGAGCGTTTTCTTGCT
Protein-coding regions in this window:
- the zipA gene encoding cell division protein ZipA; amino-acid sequence: MDNLRLILIVVATLALVALLIHGFWINKKERSTIFNKKQQHTANQKMSWENKLVRDDDDISEVRIVSSSNNHEKIEPTMQLDESHGDITREDNDIHSPVQCDLFSEINEKTDIVDKTENNESATRIETYSYQDNITAVQEDKEVEVKPVASVTTAEKTDNATVSSKQNDVLVLHVTGLNGEMLNGENLLHSILQAGFLFGEMQIFHRHVDPAGNGPVLFSLANMVKPGYLNPESMSSLVTPGISVFMMIPSFGDNQQNFKIMLQSVQRIADDVNGVVLDDERHMLTPQKITSYKDRIKKVTGK
- a CDS encoding phosphatase PAP2 family protein — its product is MMIFPIMKKIISVFLILMIPPIVVLSINWQWTPSSFNEGVYYLYLFTESVSYPYGIITSTIFFVFCCFSLRSIDLASISRLGIILIFAVLIGQGIKSIVKNYTSEPRPYVTQLEKSLPVDSGKFYVVTDSERAQMIDQYVQKTAEIPSWLESHWQAETGYSFPSGHTLFASSWVFLVVLFIGFKRHSVITTAVVGWGVVVETSRLALGMHYPADLIASNIFGCFIALLAYFCAKRWRIID
- a CDS encoding 2-hydroxymuconate tautomerase, producing the protein MPNVVIDFLEGRTIEQKREMVKQVTAALVNTLNCRTEAVHITIHEIKTDQVANGGILRCDE
- the ribA gene encoding GTP cyclohydrolase II produces the protein MQLKRVAQAKLPTVWGNFTMVGFEELKTGKDHVALVMGDISADTPILTRIHSECLTGDALFSLRCDCGFQLKAAMQAIVKEGQGVLLYHRQEGRNIGLLNKIRAYALQDQGLDTVEANIKLGFAPDERDFTLCADMLELLGINQIRLLTNNPEKIRVLTEAGIKIAERVALEVGQNPENEHYLEIKAQKMGHLLHHL
- the luxS gene encoding S-ribosylhomocysteine lyase, whose protein sequence is MPLLDSFKVDHTKMQAPFVRVAKKMQTPKGDDITVFDLRFTQPNKALLPEKGIHTLEHLFAGFMREHLNSHQVEIIDISPMGCRTGFYMSVIGTPTEDSVKQAWLRSMQDILSVQKQSEIPELNEYQCGTYQMHSLNEAHAIAQQILDQGVGVCHNEEIMLTDQQLTVLAKDH
- the ligA gene encoding NAD-dependent DNA ligase LigA; translated protein: MSQKLISIQNTIESLRQKLRYHEYQYHVRDAPEIPDVEYDKLMQELIKLESENPDLITTDSPTQRVGAAPLSELGNIKHEQPMLSLDNVFDEEGFMAFNKRVTERLGLTEDDEIVFCCELKLDGLAVSLLYENGELIQAATRGDGSVGEDITANVRTIKSIPLRLEGDNIPERLEIRGEVYMTHKGFAKLNHDAEKRGDKLFANPRNAAAGSLRQLDPKVTAKRPLTFYCYGVGIFSGGQLPDTHYARLMQFKAWGIPVSDKVQLHSHAQEVIEYYHHIEAQRAALGFDIDGVVIKVNRIDLQEKLGYVARAPRWATAFKFPAQEQITQLKQVDFQVGRTGAITPVARLVPVQVAGVTVSNATLHNSDEIDRLGLREGDFVIIRRAGDVIPKVVSVVLEKRSAETKEIHFPTDCPVCHSAIIRDEGEAIARCSGGLICPAQRKESLKHFVSRKALDVEGLGDKIIEQLVDREYVKTPADLYYLTKVQLCTLEKVGEKLATNIMNALDKSKSTTLSRFIYALGIPNVGEVLAENLANELGSLTEIEQANIEQLSTVTDVGKVVAENIRYFINEPHNQAVIKQLLSDEIGIHWPVTDVASQLINNVFFKDKTVVLTGTLTQMSRDDAKALLKRFGAKVTGSVSKNTDLVIAGDAAGSKLAKAQSLGIDIIDEAQLIELIK
- a CDS encoding lipopolysaccharide assembly protein LapA domain-containing protein, with the protein product MKFIISFLIILFILIIAITFGANNDQLVSFNYLIDEGQFRLSTLLALLLGIGFILGWLITGVFYLKVKFRLGAVQRKLKKLEKIHQTETANSRKSELIQKDTVN
- a CDS encoding efflux RND transporter periplasmic adaptor subunit, whose product is MKLSKILSPIAMVFAFSGAAMVLTACNEKQPEAGKQEVTTVNVQVFKVEPLDFTLKTVLPGRVLASRTAEIRPQVGGIILKREFTESSDVSAGQSLYQIDPAIYQATYDSALASLESAQAKANISALTVKRYEGLLSSRSISRQDYDTAVADAKQANAQVAIAQANVNSAKVNLDYTKVYSPIDGYIGKSDVTEGALVSAGQSANLALVQQLDPIYVDMTESVIKYEQNLQNQGKLFTLPTENNVEIFFSDGSKFDQNGYIQFSDKTVSETTGTVTLRAVFKNPVEVTPEGSHNRRLLPGMFVKPVLTLGTIKNAVIVPQQGITSDAQGHYTARVVKPDGMIELRSNLQVYQGITGYWIVTDGIKTGEQVVISGLMSLNTMPGNVPVKAHILGDAASLTQKQVDDLIAQNIK